The following are from one region of the Odontesthes bonariensis isolate fOdoBon6 chromosome 12, fOdoBon6.hap1, whole genome shotgun sequence genome:
- the LOC142396398 gene encoding beta-2-microglobulin-like: MKGFVCVVLLLFLMDPLAAKLAAPKVQVYSRTPGDLGKANILICHVSGFYPPEITIKLLKNDKEIPGTIQTDLAFEENWHYHLTKHVPFTPVSGEKFVCRVTHMGKETNYVWESDM, from the exons ATGAAGGGATTTGTGTGCGTggttcttcttctcttcctcatGGACCCTTTAGCAGCCAAACTAG CTGCTCCAAAGGTTCAGGTGTACAGCCGTACACCAGGGGACTTAGGAAAAGCCAACATATTGATCTGTCACGTCAGTGGCTTCTACCCACCAGAAATTACCATCAAGTTGCTCAAGAATGACAAGGAAATTCCGGGTACCATTCAGACCGACCTGGCCTTCGAGGAGAACTGGCATTACCACCTTACCAAGCATGTTCCTTTCACTCCAGTGTCAGGGGAGAAGTTTGTTTGCAGAGTGACCCACATGGGAAAGGAAACTAACTATGTTTGGG AATCAGACATGTAA